A genomic window from Silene latifolia isolate original U9 population chromosome Y, ASM4854445v1, whole genome shotgun sequence includes:
- the LOC141633092 gene encoding replication factor C subunit 2-like, with product MAPLPQSSQQWVEKYRPKQVKDVAHQDEVIRVLTNTLETSNCPHMLFYGPPGTGKTTTALAIARQLYGPELYKSRVLELNASDDRGINVVRTKIKDFAAVAVGAQRYGGYPCPPFKIIILDEADSMTEDAQNALRRTMETYSKVTRFFFICNYISRIIEPLASRCAKFRFNPLPEEVMRGRILHICSEEGLNLDPQALLTLSSIFQGDLRRAITYLQGAARLYGSTISSEDLISVSGVIPPEIVQSLLAACKSGNFDLANTEVNNVISEGYPVSQIISQLFDLTVGAEDLLDEQKARVFKKMGEADKCLVDGADEYLQLLDVASNTMRALCNMA from the exons ATGGCGCCACTGCCGCAGAGCTCTCAACAATGGGTGGAGAAATa CCGACCAAAGCAAGTGAAGGATGTAGCCCATCAAGATGAAGTCATTAGAGTCCTCACCAACACCCTTGAGACTTCTAAT TGTCCGCACATGCTGTTTTATGGTCCGCCCGGTACCGGAAAAACTACCACTGCCCTTGCCATTGCTCGTCAGCTTTATGG ACCAGAACTCTACAAGTCTAGGGTACTCGAGCTTAATGCTAGTGATGACCGCGGCATTAATGTGGTTCGTACAAAAATCAAAGATTTTGCTGCTGTAGCTGTAGGTGCCCAGCGATATGG AGGCTATCCTTGTCCACCTTTCAAAATCATAATCTTAGATGAGGCAGATTCAATGACTGAAGATGCTCAG AATGCCTTGCGTCGAACAATGGAAACTTACTCTAAGGTTACAAGATTCTTCTTCATTTGTAACTATATCAGCAG GATCATTGAACCATTGGCTTCAAGGTGTGCCAAATTTAGATTTAATCCTCTTCCTGAAGAAGTAATGAGAGGTCGTATTCTGCACATATGTAGTGAAGAAGGCCTCAATCTGGATCCACAG GCTCTTTTAACCTTAAGTTCCATTTTCCAAGGTGATCTTCGTCGGGCCATTACATATTTGCAG GGTGCTGCTCGCTTATATGGATCAACCATATCCTCCGAGGACCTAATTAGTGTCTCTGGG GTTATCCCACCGGAGATTGTTCAGAGTCTCTTGGCAGCTTGCAAGAGTGGTAACTTTGACTTGGCTAACACTGAAGTTAATAATGTTATCTCTGAAGGTTACCCAGTGTCTCAGATAATCTCACAG TTATTTGATCTTACCGTGGGCGCTGAAGATTTGTTAGATGAACAGAAGGCTAGGGTTTTCAAAAAGATGGGTGAAGCAGACAAG TGTCTGGTAGATGGAGCTGATGAATATTTGCAGCTGTTGGATGTCGCTAGTAACACGATGCGGGCTCTTTGTAACATGGCTTAA